A part of Streptomyces sp. NBC_01235 genomic DNA contains:
- a CDS encoding glycoside hydrolase family 6 protein, with protein sequence MRRRLLALVAALSSLPLALATAPSAHAADPTTMTNGFYVDPDSSGKRWVSANLGDGRAPAINASIANTPTARWFGSWSGTIGTATGAYVGAADYRDKLPILVAYNIYNRDYCGGHSAGGASSPSAYANWIAQFAGGIAGRPAVVVLEPDSLGDYGCMTQAQIDEREGMLTGALAEFDRQAPNTWVYLDAGNPAWASAATMARRLHEAGLRQAHGFSLNVSNYLTTAENTAYGNAVNSELNARYGYTKPFVVDTSRNGNGSNGQWCNPSGRRIGTPTRLGGGAEMLLWIKVPGESDGNCGAGTGSSAGQFLPEVAYKMIYGY encoded by the coding sequence ATGCGCCGCAGACTCCTCGCCCTGGTGGCCGCTCTCTCCTCGCTGCCGCTGGCGCTCGCCACCGCACCGTCCGCCCACGCGGCCGACCCGACGACCATGACCAACGGGTTCTACGTGGATCCCGACTCCAGCGGGAAACGGTGGGTCTCCGCCAACCTCGGAGACGGCCGGGCGCCCGCGATCAACGCCTCCATCGCCAACACCCCGACAGCCCGCTGGTTCGGCTCCTGGAGCGGCACCATCGGCACCGCCACCGGCGCGTACGTGGGCGCCGCCGACTACCGGGACAAGCTGCCCATCCTCGTCGCCTACAACATCTACAACCGCGACTACTGCGGCGGGCACTCCGCGGGCGGAGCCTCTTCGCCGTCCGCCTACGCGAACTGGATCGCCCAGTTCGCGGGCGGGATCGCGGGCCGCCCGGCCGTCGTCGTCCTCGAACCGGACTCCCTCGGGGACTACGGCTGCATGACCCAGGCCCAGATCGACGAACGCGAGGGGATGCTCACCGGCGCGCTCGCCGAGTTCGACCGCCAGGCTCCCAACACCTGGGTCTATCTCGACGCCGGCAACCCGGCCTGGGCGAGCGCGGCGACCATGGCCCGGCGCCTCCACGAAGCCGGCCTCCGACAGGCCCACGGCTTCTCGCTCAACGTCTCCAACTACCTGACCACGGCCGAGAACACCGCGTACGGCAACGCCGTGAACAGTGAACTCAACGCCCGGTACGGCTACACCAAGCCGTTCGTCGTGGACACCAGCCGAAACGGCAACGGCTCCAACGGCCAATGGTGCAACCCCTCAGGTCGCCGTATCGGCACCCCCACCCGGCTGGGCGGAGGCGCCGAGATGCTCCTGTGGATCAAGGTCCCGGGCGAGTCCGACGGCAACTGCGGCGCCGGAACCGGCTCCTCGGCCGGACAGTTCCTCCCCGAGGTCGCCTACAAGATGATCTACGGCTACTGA